From Carya illinoinensis cultivar Pawnee chromosome 5, C.illinoinensisPawnee_v1, whole genome shotgun sequence, one genomic window encodes:
- the LOC122309629 gene encoding transcription factor RSL2-like has protein sequence MEYSRAISGEAIFMAHNEGLSFEVPSTFWPCHDSALNMAALGEVSGYSSDMSNSKFYTASHFSGSSYYMNESHLIQNSSGSSMSMDFCLAGMKNSSSFLIERNDCLDKETSERNAEESVGYVTEAVSPDMDSRPIRGSKMSAPDSIVEDQCNNSSGKSKKRSRSSNVPKNVRNQQPKKNLKLSWPSNEEEDGNNGLVRQSLSSCSSEDDPNASQELNGGVTSKLASNLIGPAASNLKGKTRARRGSATDPQSLYARKRRERINERLRILQNLVPNGTKVDISTMLEEAVHYVKFLQHQIKLLSSDDLWMYTPIAYNGINIGLDLKITPLRKP, from the exons ATGGAGTATAGCAGAGCTATATCTGGGGAAGCTATATTTATGGCTCATAATGAGGGCTTAAGCTTTGAAGTCCCGTCTACTTTTTGGCCTTGCCATGATTCAGCTTTGAACATGGCAGCCCTAGGTGAAGTTTCCGGCTATTCTTCTGATATGTCTAATTCTAAGTTTTACACTGCCTCACATTTTAGTGGCAGTAGCTACTACATGAATGAGTCTCATCTAATTCAAAATTCCAGTGGTAGCTCCATGTCCATGGATTTTTGTTTGGCTGGCATGAAAAACAGCAGCTCTTTTCTCATTGAACGAAATGATTGCTTGGACAAAGAAACGAGTGAACGGAATGCAGAAGAGTCTGTTGGATATGTGACCGAAGCTGTTTCTCCTGATATGGATTCACGCCCTATAAGGGGATCCAAGATGTCAGCTCCTGATTCAATCGTGGAAGACCAATGTAACAACTCATCTGGGAAATCCAAGAAAAGATCTCGGAGTTCAAAT GTCCCAAAGAACGTAAGAAATCAACAACCAAAGAAGAATCTTAAGCTTTCTTGGCCCAGCAACGAGGAAGAAGATGGGAATAATGGTCTTGTTAGGCAAAGCTTGAGCAGCTGCTCCTCAGAGGATGACCCCAATGCTTCTCAAGAACTGAATGGAGGAGTGACCTCAAAATTGGCCTCAAACTTAATAGGGCCTGCAGCTTCAAACTTGAAAGGAAAAACAAGAGCCAGGAGGGGGTCAGCCACTGATCCCCAGAGCCTTTATGCAAGG aagagaagagagaggatAAATGAGAGGCTGAGAATCCTACAGAACCTTGTTCCTAATGGAACAAAG GTTGATATTAGCACAATGCTTGAGGAAGCTGTccattatgtaaaatttttacAGCACCAGATTAAG CTCTTAAGCTCCGATGATCTGTGGATGTATACTCCCATCGCTTACAACGGAATCAACATTGGACTTGATCTGAAAATCACACCGCTTAGAAAACCATAG